From a single Micromonospora pallida genomic region:
- a CDS encoding RloB family protein, giving the protein MSTRRTRAKDLRRPVARRPERRTIVVFCEGEASEPDYLNALKRLPEVRDNTAISIEVDPRQGAPITLVQRAMARAEDDEVDECWCVFDVEWPQNHPRLAEAVQLATRHGIRLAISNPCFELWLILHFTDQTAFLTTTEAERRSRKLDGRPGKRIDGPRYAELRKVAARRAATLDRRHAANQTRFPADNPSSTMYELLMAIEPDLGSR; this is encoded by the coding sequence GTGTCGACAAGAAGAACCCGGGCCAAGGACCTGCGACGGCCGGTTGCCCGACGGCCCGAGCGCAGGACGATCGTCGTCTTCTGCGAAGGTGAGGCCTCGGAGCCCGATTACCTCAACGCGCTCAAGCGGCTGCCAGAGGTACGCGACAACACCGCCATCAGCATCGAGGTCGACCCGAGACAGGGGGCGCCGATCACGCTCGTCCAGCGAGCCATGGCTCGTGCCGAAGACGACGAGGTGGACGAGTGCTGGTGCGTCTTCGACGTCGAATGGCCGCAGAACCACCCACGGCTCGCAGAGGCGGTCCAGCTCGCCACCCGGCACGGAATCCGACTCGCGATATCGAATCCCTGCTTCGAGCTGTGGCTGATCCTCCACTTCACCGACCAGACGGCCTTCCTGACCACGACCGAGGCGGAACGGCGGAGCCGGAAGCTCGACGGCCGGCCTGGCAAACGGATTGACGGACCACGCTACGCGGAACTGAGGAAAGTGGCCGCGCGTCGAGCTGCGACTCTCGATCGACGCCATGCTGCGAATCAGACCCGTTTCCCCGCCGACAATCCTTCGTCGACCATGTACGAACTGCTCATGGCAATCGAGCCCGATCTCGGCAGCCGCTGA
- a CDS encoding AAA family ATPase, producing MLIRFEAANFRSILAPVELSMVAIDKDRTEARPVPNINESLLPVAAVFGPNASGKSNVIAAMTWLRNAVWESLRFWDDAIPVEPFAFSEGRGHAAEFTLEAVIGGVRFEYVVEVDRDAVRYEALFHYPEKKRRRVFEREATNLTLQRGLGSLSGTRELLTDRSLVLSIARRFGEPLVSDFARYVLSIQTFGQRVNHRFLGAAAAGASTRRWFEEPKRMEQPVLPGFSDPHDEFVADRAQALALLRMADLGIDDVVIDEPETAFSGVEETGRSRRQRRIRLVHSTTTEKIPFDFSAESEGTRTWFHLIGPILSALKSGSLLLFDELDASLHPTLSAQVISLFGDPVTNPSGAQLVFTSHDTSLLNHLNRDEVWLTEKGADGSTRLGALAEFAGERVRRSQNLEKAYLHGRFGALPDVDRTEVLRALGLIG from the coding sequence ATGCTGATCCGCTTCGAGGCTGCGAACTTCCGCTCGATCCTCGCCCCGGTCGAGTTGTCGATGGTCGCAATCGACAAGGACCGGACAGAGGCCCGTCCCGTCCCCAACATCAACGAGAGCCTGCTGCCGGTCGCCGCGGTCTTCGGCCCCAACGCCTCCGGCAAGTCCAACGTCATCGCAGCCATGACCTGGCTGCGGAACGCTGTCTGGGAGTCGCTCCGCTTCTGGGACGATGCCATTCCCGTCGAGCCCTTCGCCTTCTCGGAGGGCCGTGGGCACGCTGCGGAGTTCACACTCGAGGCGGTCATCGGCGGGGTTCGCTTCGAGTACGTCGTCGAGGTCGACCGGGACGCGGTGCGTTACGAGGCGCTCTTCCACTACCCCGAGAAGAAGCGCCGACGGGTGTTCGAACGAGAAGCGACGAACCTGACGCTTCAGCGTGGGCTCGGCAGTCTGTCCGGCACTCGCGAGTTGTTGACCGACCGTTCCCTGGTGCTCTCCATCGCACGCAGGTTCGGCGAGCCGCTCGTGTCGGACTTCGCTCGCTACGTCCTGTCGATTCAGACGTTCGGGCAGCGGGTCAACCACCGTTTCCTGGGTGCGGCGGCAGCCGGTGCGTCGACTCGTCGTTGGTTCGAGGAACCCAAGCGAATGGAGCAACCCGTCCTGCCGGGGTTCAGCGACCCACACGACGAGTTCGTCGCCGATCGCGCCCAGGCCCTGGCTCTCCTACGGATGGCCGACCTCGGCATCGACGACGTAGTGATCGACGAACCGGAGACGGCCTTCTCTGGCGTCGAGGAAACCGGGCGCAGCCGGAGACAGCGGAGAATTCGTCTCGTACACAGCACCACCACCGAGAAGATCCCATTCGACTTCTCCGCCGAGTCCGAAGGAACCCGCACCTGGTTCCACCTCATCGGGCCCATCCTGAGTGCGTTGAAGTCCGGGTCTCTCCTCCTGTTCGACGAGTTGGACGCCAGCCTCCACCCCACGCTGTCGGCACAGGTGATCAGCCTGTTCGGTGACCCGGTGACGAATCCGTCCGGGGCGCAACTGGTCTTCACCTCACACGACACGAGCCTGCTCAACCACCTGAACAGGGACGAGGTGTGGCTCACCGAGAAGGGTGCGGACGGTTCGACGCGCCTCGGCGCGCTCGCCGAGTTCGCCGGCGAGCGCGTGCGCCGGTCGCAGAACCTGGAGAAGGCGTACCTTCACGGAAGGTTCGGTGCTCTTCCCGATGTCGACAGGACCGAGGTCCTCCGCGCACTCGGCCTGATCGGCTGA